The genomic stretch TGGTCAGCACCATGCGCGCCTGTACGGAATCGACATCCCGCAACTGGTCCGCGGCAAGTCTTTCCTGTACCGCGCGCTCGATCTCCAGCTGCGAGGTGATACCAACCTTTTTCAGAAACTTGCGAATGCCGGTAGTCAGCTTTTCCTGATCGATCACGCTCTTGTCCATTTTCCTGCTCCTGTGTTCACTTGGTGTTGGTTGGCACTGCAGAAACTGCGCCAGATCGGGCGGGGTATTCGGAAGCCCGCATATCCGCCCCCGCGTCGTCGGCCGGCAAGCGGATATGGAAGGTTGTCCCCTTGCCAGGTTCGGTCTCTACGCTGAGTTCACCGCCGTGACGGCGCACGATCCCGTAGCTTACGGCCAGGCCCAGGCCGGTGTTACCCCGGGATTTCGTCGTGAAGAAAGGATCGAACAGCCGGGGCAGGTTTTCCGACGGGATGCCCGGCCCGTTATCCCGGACATCGATACCGACGCCGCCGTTGTCCAGGTTCCGGGTCGTAATCAGTATACTGCCTGAGGTTTCCAGGACATGAACCGCATTCAGGACAAGGTTGACCAAGACCTGCTGCAGTTCGTAGACATCGATCCGGATCGGATGCGTGGCACCTGGCTGCACTTGCAGGCTCAGCGCCTTCGCGTCAGCAGCGTAGCGCACCAGGCCGATGGTGTCCTGCACCACCTGGTTGACGTCAGCACGGCTCGTCACACCCAGCGCCTGCTCGGGACGGGCGAACTGCAGCAGACTATTCACG from Acidiferrobacteraceae bacterium encodes the following:
- a CDS encoding DUF6494 family protein, with the translated sequence MDKSVIDQEKLTTGIRKFLKKVGITSQLEIERAVQERLAADQLRDVDSVQARMVLTIPALDMEYRIDGDIDLH